In the genome of Hymenobacter cellulosivorans, one region contains:
- a CDS encoding MFS transporter, which produces MAADTSPTSHDPYAALRIPDFRRLISARVCFTVATRVQGLVVAWQIFRLTNDPLALGFIGLAEALPSIGVSLYAGHVADSVKRKNIIIVTVAVLLLCAAALWALASPAGLPLLAKGSLYTLPLYVVIFISGIARGFLGPALFSFMPQLLPNRDKLANAITWNSTTYQASAVLGPAIGGYLVAHLGVANSYAVATALLLLALLQFAGIASRPLPPREGEKLSLQESVLSGLKFIFSNQLVLAALALDMFAVLFGGAVALLPVFAVDILHVGAAGLGHLEAAPAVGSVLMAVVLTYFPLKRHAGRKLLWAVAGFGAATIAFALSTNFWLSLGLLFLTGVFDSVSVIVRSTLIHTYTPEYMKGRVSAVNNIFIGSSNEIGAFESGAAAKLMGVVPSVVFGGIMTIVVVLFTTWRADKLRSLDMTPPKPEPVA; this is translated from the coding sequence ATGGCTGCTGATACTTCGCCCACATCCCACGACCCGTACGCGGCACTCCGAATTCCTGATTTTCGTCGGCTGATTTCGGCCCGGGTGTGTTTCACGGTGGCTACCAGAGTGCAGGGCCTGGTGGTAGCCTGGCAGATCTTCCGGCTGACCAACGACCCGTTGGCCTTGGGCTTCATCGGGCTGGCCGAGGCGCTGCCCAGCATTGGCGTCTCGCTGTACGCCGGGCACGTAGCCGATTCGGTGAAGCGCAAAAACATCATTATCGTGACCGTGGCGGTGCTGCTGCTGTGCGCGGCGGCGCTCTGGGCGCTGGCCTCGCCGGCGGGCTTGCCGCTGCTGGCCAAGGGCTCGTTGTACACGCTGCCGCTGTACGTAGTTATCTTTATCAGCGGCATTGCCCGCGGGTTTCTGGGGCCGGCCTTGTTTTCGTTTATGCCCCAGCTGCTGCCTAACCGGGATAAGCTGGCCAACGCCATTACCTGGAACAGCACGACCTATCAGGCCTCGGCGGTGCTGGGGCCGGCCATTGGCGGCTATCTGGTGGCCCACCTGGGCGTGGCCAACTCCTACGCCGTGGCTACGGCCTTGCTGCTGCTGGCTTTGCTGCAATTTGCTGGTATTGCCTCACGGCCCTTGCCGCCGCGGGAGGGTGAAAAGCTGAGCTTGCAGGAAAGCGTGCTGAGCGGGCTGAAATTCATTTTCAGCAATCAGCTGGTGCTGGCGGCCCTGGCACTGGATATGTTTGCCGTGCTCTTCGGCGGGGCCGTGGCGCTGCTGCCGGTATTTGCCGTGGATATTCTGCACGTGGGGGCGGCCGGGCTGGGCCATCTGGAGGCGGCGCCGGCCGTGGGCTCGGTACTGATGGCCGTAGTGCTGACGTATTTCCCGCTCAAGCGCCACGCCGGGCGTAAGCTCCTGTGGGCCGTGGCCGGCTTCGGGGCCGCTACCATTGCCTTTGCCTTGTCCACCAATTTCTGGCTGTCGTTGGGACTACTGTTTCTGACGGGCGTCTTCGATTCGGTATCGGTGATTGTGCGCTCCACGCTGATTCACACCTACACGCCGGAATACATGAAGGGCCGAGTCTCGGCCGTCAACAATATCTTCATTGGGTCGAGCAACGAAATCGGGGCCTTCGAATCGGGGGCGGCGGCCAAGCTCATGGGGGTGGTGCCCTCGGTGGTGTTTGGCGGCATCATGACCATTGTGGTGGTGCTCTTTACAACCTGGCGGGCCGACAAGCTGCGGAGCCTGGATATGACCCCGCCCAAGCCTGAGCCGGTAGCCTAG
- a CDS encoding RNA polymerase sigma-70 factor encodes MATSDTSDALEARLAHLRATDAEAFMEVLFREFYRPLGNVIQRVVKDKEATEDLLQDVFLRIWNGRETLVISTTYRAYLYRAALNAALRYQERGQRQVAWDDAPAAAEPREDNALHALYHREAEDSVEAALDQLPPQCRVVFTMSRYEEMSYQEIADTLEISPKTVENQMGKALRIMRQQLSSVLKNLYSLLL; translated from the coding sequence ATGGCTACTTCCGATACCTCCGACGCGTTAGAAGCGCGGCTGGCCCACTTACGGGCCACCGACGCCGAAGCCTTTATGGAGGTGCTGTTCCGGGAATTCTACCGCCCTTTGGGCAACGTGATTCAGCGGGTCGTGAAAGATAAGGAAGCCACCGAGGACCTGTTGCAGGACGTGTTTCTGCGCATCTGGAACGGCCGCGAGACGCTGGTTATCAGCACTACCTACCGGGCCTACCTGTACCGGGCGGCCCTGAATGCGGCCCTGCGCTACCAGGAGCGGGGCCAGCGGCAAGTAGCCTGGGACGATGCCCCGGCCGCCGCCGAGCCCCGCGAAGACAATGCCCTGCACGCTCTCTACCACCGGGAAGCCGAAGACTCAGTGGAAGCCGCCCTCGACCAACTGCCGCCCCAGTGCCGGGTGGTGTTCACGATGAGCCGCTACGAGGAAATGAGCTACCAGGAAATTGCCGACACCCTGGAAATTTCCCCTAAAACCGTGGAAAACCAGATGGGCAAGGCCCTGCGCATTATGCGGCAGCAGCTCAGCAGCGTGCTCAAAAACCTGTATTCATTGCTGCTGTAG
- a CDS encoding DUF6799 domain-containing protein: MHYATLACFALAGLLLSAAPALAQATPPATSAAAPSLKDGVARRNGLTMRIQAGQMSRLSAPVTMDNGLVVRPDGIMISKDGTRQMLSEGKAVNLQGNIVNFTDDMMSAPAIEQRARQVTGQPTETQLPGTTVLTPVPQRLANELRRTEQRLQLLEQLSDRLAERAKTAVGQNPGAASIDSQLQTIDSQLRR; this comes from the coding sequence ATGCACTACGCCACGCTTGCCTGCTTTGCCCTCGCCGGCCTTTTGCTGTCTGCCGCTCCCGCTTTGGCTCAAGCCACGCCGCCGGCCACTTCGGCGGCGGCACCTTCCCTGAAAGACGGCGTAGCTCGCCGCAACGGACTTACCATGCGCATTCAGGCTGGCCAGATGTCTCGCCTTTCGGCCCCCGTCACGATGGACAACGGCCTAGTGGTGCGCCCCGATGGCATCATGATCAGCAAAGATGGCACCCGTCAGATGCTGTCCGAGGGCAAGGCTGTCAATCTGCAGGGTAACATCGTCAATTTCACCGACGACATGATGTCGGCGCCGGCCATCGAGCAGCGCGCCCGCCAGGTCACCGGACAGCCCACCGAAACCCAGTTGCCCGGTACCACCGTCCTGACTCCGGTACCTCAGCGCCTGGCCAACGAGCTGCGCCGCACCGAGCAGCGCTTGCAGCTGCTCGAGCAGCTTTCCGACCGCCTTGCCGAGCGTGCCAAAACTGCCGTTGGCCAGAATCCTGGGGCGGCGTCTATCGATAGCCAGCTCCAGACCATTGACTCCCAGCTCCGCCGCTGA
- a CDS encoding glycosyltransferase family 4 protein has product MHIAVFSQYHTNPDCPATSRHYSLLAHLAKSHRVTLITTRTWEAQRLTQAYPWLPEGVEMRAAEVPYENKMGVARRVLSFGQYAAYAVREGLKLERPDVIWGISTPLTAAWAAAQVAKRRGVPWVFEVQDLWPSFPIAMGAVPTRWAQNRLFALEKSLYHSARHILPLSPDMTRYVENRGIAPSKITTVLNGTDLDLAALATPENVAKLRAESGLEGKQVILYAGTFGRANDIPTLVAAAEALALAQPGVAWLFMGLGFHEPLVRAAARRCPAIRLVPPQPRHAVFSWFKLADISVVSFLDLPVLDANSPAKFYDSLAVGTPVVVTNQGWTKQLVEQQACGWYAPAGNAPALQQLLTDVLAQPQLLIETGRRGQQAAATQFNRQRIAQTIQEILETSSVV; this is encoded by the coding sequence GTGCACATTGCCGTTTTCAGCCAGTACCACACTAATCCTGACTGTCCGGCAACGAGCCGCCATTACTCTTTGCTGGCCCACCTAGCGAAGTCGCACCGCGTTACGCTTATTACCACCCGCACCTGGGAGGCCCAGCGCCTGACGCAGGCGTATCCGTGGTTGCCGGAGGGCGTAGAAATGCGGGCCGCTGAGGTGCCCTACGAAAACAAGATGGGTGTAGCCCGGCGGGTGCTGTCATTTGGGCAGTATGCTGCTTACGCCGTGCGGGAAGGCCTGAAGTTGGAGCGGCCCGACGTTATCTGGGGCATTTCCACGCCCCTAACAGCTGCTTGGGCTGCGGCCCAAGTAGCCAAGCGGCGCGGTGTGCCGTGGGTGTTTGAGGTGCAGGATCTGTGGCCGTCCTTTCCTATTGCTATGGGAGCTGTGCCCACGCGCTGGGCCCAAAACCGGTTGTTTGCCCTCGAAAAAAGCCTGTACCACAGTGCCCGCCACATTCTGCCTTTGTCGCCGGATATGACGCGCTACGTCGAAAACCGGGGTATTGCGCCCAGCAAAATCACGACGGTGCTAAACGGTACTGATTTGGATTTGGCCGCGCTGGCCACTCCCGAGAATGTAGCCAAGCTGCGTGCCGAGTCCGGGCTGGAGGGTAAGCAGGTTATTCTCTACGCGGGCACCTTCGGGCGGGCCAATGATATTCCGACGTTGGTAGCCGCCGCCGAGGCCCTGGCTCTGGCGCAGCCCGGCGTGGCATGGCTATTTATGGGTCTGGGGTTTCACGAGCCCCTGGTGCGGGCCGCTGCTCGGCGCTGCCCGGCTATTCGGCTGGTGCCACCTCAGCCCCGGCACGCCGTGTTTAGCTGGTTTAAGCTGGCCGATATTTCCGTGGTATCCTTTCTCGATCTGCCCGTGTTGGATGCCAACTCCCCAGCCAAATTCTACGACAGTCTGGCCGTAGGCACTCCGGTAGTAGTCACCAATCAGGGCTGGACGAAGCAGCTGGTAGAGCAGCAGGCCTGCGGCTGGTATGCCCCGGCCGGCAACGCTCCGGCCCTGCAGCAATTGCTAACCGATGTACTGGCTCAGCCCCAGCTGCTAATCGAAACCGGTCGCCGGGGGCAGCAGGCAGCGGCTACCCAATTTAACCGGCAGCGCATTGCCCAAACCATTCAAGAAATCCTCGAAACCAGTTCCGTAGTTTAA
- the nth gene encoding endonuclease III, giving the protein MRKPERFRHFLNYFTTHFPEPKTELHYGNPYELIVAVVLSAQCTDKRVNQIMPALLEQFPTPAHLALASAEEIFPFIRSVSYPNNKAKHLAGLGRLLVEEFNSEVPSTIEELQRLPGVGRKTANVIVSVIYNQPAMAVDTHVFRVSHRLGLVTQKATTPLAVEKELVRYIPEKLIPKAHHWLILHGRYVCVARTPKCGICPLKDFCKYYASHFGKPSAADLDPATTVEI; this is encoded by the coding sequence ATGCGCAAGCCCGAGCGGTTCCGCCATTTCCTCAATTACTTCACGACTCACTTTCCCGAGCCCAAAACGGAGCTGCACTACGGCAACCCCTACGAGCTGATTGTGGCCGTGGTACTCAGTGCCCAGTGCACCGATAAGCGCGTCAATCAGATTATGCCGGCTTTGCTAGAGCAATTTCCGACGCCGGCTCACCTGGCTCTGGCTTCGGCCGAGGAGATATTTCCGTTTATTCGCAGCGTTTCTTACCCCAATAACAAAGCCAAGCACCTGGCGGGCTTAGGCCGCCTGCTAGTCGAGGAATTCAACTCGGAGGTACCCAGCACGATTGAGGAGCTGCAGCGCCTGCCGGGCGTGGGCCGTAAAACGGCTAACGTCATCGTCTCGGTCATTTACAACCAGCCCGCCATGGCCGTCGATACCCACGTCTTTCGGGTGTCGCACCGCCTGGGCCTCGTAACCCAAAAAGCCACGACACCCCTGGCAGTGGAAAAAGAGCTGGTGCGTTATATACCCGAGAAGCTAATTCCCAAAGCCCACCACTGGCTAATTCTGCACGGCCGTTATGTGTGCGTGGCCCGCACGCCAAAGTGCGGAATCTGCCCGCTAAAGGACTTTTGCAAGTACTACGCCTCCCATTTCGGCAAGCCCAGCGCCGCGGACCTAGACCCCGCCACTACCGTGGAAATCTGA
- a CDS encoding head GIN domain-containing protein: MKNLFCLSLLTLTLGLTACDCDDVFPDKVTGSGPVVTENRTVANFSRLDLNVDAEVFLTQGPSQTVRVEAQQNILDVLQTNVSGEKLSIRYGRVNVRRHEPVKVFIVTPSLSDVAVSGSGNVVGQSAWRTDNLDLSLSGSGGIELAVTGTQNLRTDISGSGKVRLAGDARRADVHISGSGAVEGYPLTVQQAEVSLSGSGSTYLTITQALNASISGSGKVYYRGRPSVTAHTSGSGRVVDAN, translated from the coding sequence ATGAAAAACCTCTTCTGCCTCAGCCTACTGACTTTGACCCTGGGCCTGACCGCCTGTGACTGCGACGACGTCTTCCCCGACAAAGTAACCGGCAGCGGCCCGGTGGTAACCGAAAACCGCACCGTGGCCAACTTCTCCCGTCTCGACCTGAACGTGGATGCTGAAGTATTCTTAACCCAGGGGCCCAGCCAAACGGTGCGCGTAGAGGCACAGCAAAACATCCTGGATGTGCTGCAAACCAACGTGAGCGGCGAAAAGCTGTCCATCCGCTACGGCCGGGTAAATGTGCGCCGGCACGAGCCCGTCAAGGTGTTTATCGTGACACCGAGCCTGAGCGACGTGGCCGTGTCGGGCTCGGGCAACGTGGTGGGGCAAAGCGCCTGGCGGACCGATAACCTGGACCTGAGCCTGTCGGGCTCGGGCGGTATCGAACTGGCTGTGACCGGAACCCAGAACCTGCGCACCGATATTTCGGGCTCGGGGAAGGTGCGCCTGGCCGGCGATGCCCGCCGCGCTGACGTGCATATCAGCGGCTCGGGGGCCGTCGAGGGCTACCCGCTGACGGTACAGCAGGCTGAGGTCAGCCTGAGTGGCTCGGGCAGCACCTACCTGACCATTACCCAAGCCCTGAATGCCTCCATCAGTGGTTCGGGCAAAGTCTACTACCGGGGCCGGCCCAGCGTGACGGCCCACACCTCCGGCTCAGGCCGGGTAGTAGATGCCAACTAG
- a CDS encoding RNA polymerase sigma factor translates to MDTLQPSDSALITLYIAGKEDAFALLLDRHKSRVFTTIMLIVRDEDVAEDLLQDTFIKAIHTMKSGRYNEEGKFSSWICRIAHNLAIDFFRREKRSPLLNLDTTSHAFNSLSLAEEGAEAAITREETHARLRELIQDLPAVQKEVLIMRHYGDMSFQEIADATGVSINTALGRMRYALINLRKKMAAQPVFYDQNLYPREAAPVRIQRIAG, encoded by the coding sequence ATGGACACCTTGCAGCCGAGCGACTCCGCTCTCATAACCCTTTACATCGCCGGTAAGGAAGATGCCTTTGCCCTATTGCTAGATCGGCACAAAAGCCGCGTTTTCACCACGATTATGCTGATCGTGCGCGATGAAGACGTCGCCGAAGATTTGCTGCAGGATACCTTTATCAAAGCTATCCACACCATGAAGAGTGGCCGCTACAACGAGGAAGGAAAATTCTCGTCCTGGATCTGCCGTATCGCTCATAATCTGGCAATTGACTTTTTCCGCCGCGAAAAACGCAGTCCTTTATTAAATCTTGACACAACAAGTCATGCGTTCAATTCGTTGTCGTTGGCAGAAGAGGGAGCGGAGGCTGCCATCACCCGTGAGGAAACCCACGCCCGTCTTCGGGAGCTAATCCAAGACCTGCCCGCAGTGCAGAAAGAAGTGCTCATCATGCGTCATTACGGCGACATGAGCTTTCAGGAAATTGCGGACGCGACGGGGGTTAGCATCAACACAGCGTTGGGACGCATGCGTTACGCGCTGATTAACCTGCGGAAGAAGATGGCCGCACAACCCGTTTTCTATGATCAAAACCTTTACCCACGAGAAGCTGCTCCGGTACGTATACAACGAATTGCCGGCTAA